The nucleotide sequence GGTAAGAGTCTACAAATAGATTAGTCCCCAAAGAGTAGAGAGATGATTGATTCCTTAATAGATTTGTTTATAAAAGAATAGAATATAAAATAATATCCTATTTTTTGGAACATTCTAATTTTCTTTCATATGTAACTAAATCAGGATAAACCATTAACAAATGAAAATTGAATTTAAGATTTGCTAGTCTACTTACTGTTTCTTTAACGTTCCAGACATTGTCAGTAGATACATCATCAGGATTTAAGACAACCCCACCATTTCCTCATCCTTACATTTTTGATGGATTTAAGTCAATAGATCCGATATAAGAATTACGATTCATTTTGACCTGGCAGATCAATAATAAATGTCATTTTGTGTTTGTACATTTGTATGTCTTTGACAATTAATTTGGTCTATTTCTACGCTAAGTTTGTCAATAGATCATCCGGAAATGTTTCTTAATACACTCTTTTAGTTTATTTAGATGGACAGGCTTTTGCAGTAATTCTGTATCCAACAGATTATATTTTTTAAGTTCATTTTCAACCTCGGCTTTTTCATATAAAGTTAAAAAAATCATTCGGATAAATGTATTGATTTCTTTACACCATGATGCTAATTCAATCCCACTCATTCTAGGAATTCTGATATCTGTTAACAGTATTCCAATATTTCCAGAACGGGATTTGAAATAATCCCAGGTCTTCTAAGAACCATTAAATTTGCGAGCTGTCCATCCGTTTTGTTGTAAGGAAACTTTAAACATGCTAGCTGTATCTTCAAAGTCATCAATAACCAAGATGTGGTCAGACTTCACCTTACTTTAAGAACCCAAATATATATCATTACCTTTCAACACAATCGTATTCGATTATTTGATGTAAGTTAATGACGTAATAAACCATACAATAACTATTGATTGGTTATTTCCACTGATAATTGAAATTAACATGTGTAAATCTGGGATTTTTGTCAATAAACGAATGTTAATCAACTTGTTTTTTAAATAAATCGGTAAGACTTTTTAAGCTTGGAATCTTTGTAAAATCCATCCAGTTAGGATAAGAATGCAGCCCGCGATGAAGTTAAGCTTGAATCAATTTTTATTTTCATTGTGTTTTAGAAAGAGGCTCGATGCCTTGATTTCCAGTTAGTTTTGCCTCTCTTCCTCTCCTTGATGATTAGTTTTACTTTAAATACATCGGAAGATCCTTTTAGAATATTTCTTCCTAAATTATGTTCTTTGTAATAGTATCATTATGAAACAAAGTTAAGGGTTAGGACTATTTTTTAGTTTATGTATCAGTATTTTATATTCATAAACTAAATAGAGTCATAGTAGCAATATATATTATTTATACGAAATTATTTTTTGTTTCACAGCCAGTCATGATATTGAAAATGGTTCTCAAATAAATGAAAATTCTAGATTAAAAGTCTATAAAAAAGGACCTATCAGTTCATCTTGTTCATTCCTTTTATATCATGTTAAGACGATCTTGTCATGAAAGCGCTAGTTTATCATGGTGCTATGGAAGCAAGAGTAGATGAAAAGGCCAAACTACAAATTAAAGATAAGGAGGACTTTATATTAAAAGTAACTTCCACTGCTAATGGTGGTTGTGGTTTGGGTTCTGGTCTACATTTTCACCCCAGAACTGTACCTACTATGGAACCGGGTCAAACACTAGGACATGAATTCATAGGTATTGTAGAAGAGCCAAAACCTTGTGTTCATACAGTAAAAGAATGCGACAGAGCTGTAATACCGTTTAATCTATTATGTTGTAAAGGTTTGTTCGGCAGACAAGGATCATGGTCTCAGTCTGATAGGACAAATCGCATGCAAAAATTGTACCTAAAGAATAGAAATTATCATTCTTTGTTTCCCATTTCCATAATGAGATGCATATCGACTATAATGATAGAGGATGACTGAACCACCATGACCAAACGTAGGTTCGGTTCGACGAATATTGACATTCCCGTTATAGGGCAAGGGACATGGATGATTGAGGGAAACAATGACCGTTACGCCCATAATCTTGCGATAGAATCTCTTCGATTAGGACTTGAACTTGGAATGACTCACATCGATACTGCTGAAATGTACGGAAATGGCGTAGTAGAGGAGATGGTACGTCAAGCCATTATGGGACGAAGAGATGAGGTATTTATTGCCAGCAAAGTTTTGCCTTCAAACGCTTCTTATTATGGCACACTAAAAGCTTGTGAACGTAGCTTGAAACGATTGAATACAGATAGGCTTGATCTATATTTGATCCACTGGCCTAGCTCAGAGCATCCAATTCACGAAACCATGCGTGCGATGGAAAAATTAGTGAAGGAAGGTCTAGTAAGATTAATTGGAGTAAGCAATTTTGATCTGGAAGAACTGAAAGAGGCTGAACATGCACTTCAGGATGAGACAATTGCATGTAATCAAGTTCTTTATCATTTAAATTCTCGCGGAATAGAAAGAAAGTTACTACCATACTGTCATAGTAAGAAGATAGCTGTGGTAGGATATGCACCGTTTGGTCACGGCAATTTTCCGTCTTCAAATAGTGTTAAAGGACGACTACTTGTGGAGATTGCGGAACGACATCGGAAAACACCACATCAAGTAGTACTCAACTTTATAGTTAATCACACCAAGATATTTACTATTCCGAAGACCAGTAAACCAGAGCGTGTCAAAGAGAATGGCGAAAGCGTAGGTTGGAACCTGACTGAAGATGAGATTGCAGATATTAACAGGATATTCCCAGTGCCCGCATATGATGTACCTTTAGATATGATTTGATTTGATACTGTTTTAAATTAAAATCAGAAGTGGATTAAAAAGAAAACAGAAAATATTTTAAACCAATATACACTTGCACTCATAAGGGTGCAGTCCAACCAATAGATATTAATCATGCCTGTTCCGATTCCTAATAATATTTTTATAACAGCATAATCAAAATATTTCATTTCAAAATTTTACCGTTTAAAATACTATTTATTTTAAGATATAGATTCCAGATCAATATGCTATACCGTATATACTTGATGTATTTACTGTACCATGGAATCTAAAAATCCGCCTTCGTCATCATCTCAATCTTCAATACTGCAACCTGGAACTTACGCACCGGAATTTTCCCTTAATACAACTCCAGACCAAATAGTTTCATTAAAAGATTTTCGTGGGGAATCTTTAATGCTTGCAGTTTATCCTGCAGATTTTTTACCCGTTTGTGGTGATGATATGGCTCTATGTAACGAAACTTTACCAGAGTTTAAACGTCACAATGCTGAAATCTTGGGAATATCTGTTGATGGGTGTTGGTGTCACCTTGCATTCTGTAAGGATAGGAATCTTCACTTTCCTATGCTCTCAGATTTTGAGCCAAAGGGAGAAATAGCAAGAAAACATGGGCACATAATAGTAAAAACTGTGTTTGTGAACTGGCATTAATTGTAGTTGACAAGGATGGAATAATTCCATGGAGTTATATATCGCCGATAGGTGTGAATCCAGGAGCTGAAGGAGTTCTTAAGGCCCTAGAATCCATCGATAGTATCAATCAAAACCAGAAGAAGAATTTACAGGATTCTGTACTAATGTTAATCCAGGATTTGCAGGTGGTGCATATGGATATATTGGACTGGGGCCATATATGGGAGGACAAGCAGCGTACTTAGGCGTACCCTATGCTGAATTTAATGCACTAGAGCTACCACCCTATGATGGTGGCGCCGGTGTGGGGGCGATCCCCATGTAAAAGATTTTGCCATGCTATCTGACATATTTCCTAATGGTGGGGAAGGTATTACACGGTCAGGCTTTAAACCAGGTGAGACCATAGCCATATTTGGTGCAGGCCCTGTTGGACTGATGGTTACATAAAGGTTCTACTTCATCCACAGGGGTAGATAGAAGATGATGATGATGAAATATATCCCACTTATTTAAGCAGTAACATTGGTCAAAAATCATACTTTTAAGGGTGTTCACTTTTTTCTAATTTATCTGGGATTGATAATAAATGGAAAATAAGACCGAATTTGATTTAATTGTAATAGGTACAGGTACGACAGGCTCTACCGTAGCATCAACCTGCCGTTCTAATGGATTAAAAGTCACTATTATAGATTCACTGCCTTTTGGCGGTACTTGTGCGTTGCGAGGATGTGAACCAAAAAAAATCCTTGTTGAGGCGGCAAAAACTATCGATGCAAACCAAAGACATGAAAATAAAGGTATAAGCAATATAGATAAAGTTCATTTGAATTGGCGTGATTTAATGAACTTTAAAAGGACCTTTACCGACCCTTTCCCAAACCAGAGAGAAGAAAGTTATGTCACATCCGGAATTATTCCCATCCACGGAAAAGCCAAATTTGTTGCTAAGGACGCAGTTAAAGTGGAATACAATGAGTATGGCGATGCAGATAATGATATTATAAGAGGTAAACATATTTTAATAGCAACTGGAGCAAAACCCGTTAATTTAGGCATCCCAGGTTTAGAGAATGTGATCACGAGCGATCAGTTTTTGGATCTTGAAAATCATCGAATACCTGATAATGTTGTATTCATTGGTGGCGGATACATATCTTTTGAATTTGCACATATTGCGGCCCGCTCTGGTGTTAAAAAGATCACAATTTTTCATCGCGGTAAACAACCCTTAGAACACTTTGACCCAGACCTCGTAAATCAACTAGTGCAGAAGAGTAAAAATATCGGTATCGATGTCCAATTAGAAGCAAAGGTTGAGAGAATTGATAAATTAGCATCTTTTACCTCAGTAGAAGACGATGGTAAATTAGTTGTACATTATTCTGCTGTTGCAAATTCCCCTGTAGACGACAAATTGACAAAAACAATAAAAGCTGATATGGTGGTACATGGTGCTGGCCGGGTGCCAAATATCGAAGAACTCGATCTAAAGGCAGGTGGTATAGAATATACCTCCAGAGGTATAAAGGTGAATGGATATCTTCAAAGCGTTTCTAATCCTATTGTATATGCAGCAGGCGATGTTGCAGCAAGTGGTGGGGCACCATTAACTCCGGTAGCAAGCTATGATGGAAATATTGTGTCAAATAATATCCTAAATGGAAACACCATTAAATCCAATTATAATGGGCTGCCTAGTGTTATTTTTACCATTCCACCTCTTGCGTCGGTGGGTTTAAAGGAAAATGATGCAAGAGAACAAGGATTACGATTTAGAACTAATCATAAAAACACATCTGGATGGTATTCTTCTAGACGTGTAGGTGAAACTCATTCTGGATTTAAGATACTAGTTGAGGAAGGGAGTGATAGAATTTTAGGTGCTCATCTATTAGGACCTCATTCAGAGGAAGTCATAAACATATTTTCATTAGCTATTAGATTAGGCCTCACCATAAAAGATCTCAATGATCCCATACTCTATGCCTATCCAACCTATTCATCAGATGTAATCTATATGTTATAGATTTTTTCCCATTTTGGTAGCTTTAATAATTTCTACAACAAAAAAACAAACATTAAAGGTAATTCAAAAGCCGTAAATATTATTGCTGAATGTTCTCTACAACATACAAGATGATTTTTTTCTACAAAATTGCGTATTTTTTTTCCCAAGATCTGATTAGGTATGATGAGAAATAGGAACCTAATGCTCCTTCCTCTATTTTGTTCATATTCGCGAAAACTCTCAATGGATTTTATATGTACGTTACTCGTGTGGGCTTTACCTTCAAAATAACCCTTTTCTCACCTGGCGCTTTGAATGGATATTTATCTTTGTTCAGATATTTTTTTGCCAATTTATCTGCATGAGTCTCGGCCATTTCTCCTGTGATCTGGTCAATGACTTCTCCTCGTATGGTTACCATATGGTAAGGATTATTGTGGTCTGCTATTGATAGTCCTATCCTAGGATCTCTCGTCACATTCTTCTGTTTTACTCTACCCAGCGCGGTATTAATTAGAATTTCATTATCTATTATATCGATCCAAGTAGGAGTTATTTGAGGAGATCCATCTTTCATTAGCGTAGCGACAAAAGCTAGATTTTTGTCCTCAAAAAGGTTTTTGATAGAAGGATTAGTAATGTCGTTTTGGTGTTGATTCATAATTAATACATAGGTTATTTTTCATGATGGTTTTTAAACACAACACTTTCCCCCATACCGGATTCTTGGGACATCGTTTAAATCATGACAAAAATATCGGATTAAGAATTAAAAAATATAAAGCCTAAGAACACTGGAGATGTATTTATTCATCTATAATTGACTTTAGTTAACCTCAGTAGGATGAGAGAGGATAGAATAATTTTATATGTATGAAATCAAACAAATAATATGATTTCTATGAATTATTGATTTAGTTTTGTAATGGCTTAATAGCAGACCATGCTATAACAATCGCATTTATTGATAGAGAATAGGACAATTATTCCCGATTAACGATATTTTAATAGGACTTTATCGATATATAATAATGTCAAAATTGTTTACTTTACATTCTGATATATTTCTGGAATGCGATGAATATCGCCAAATTAGTGAATATTTGGACAATGAAATTAATCCAGAAGAGCAAAAATTCCTTACTGACGCGATTGTATTTTATGAGAAGCATAAGCATGACTCAGACGACTCAATTTGATAAAAACGGATTAAAATTTAAAATTTTTAATCCAAAGAAACATCAACTACCAATGATAGATTTTACACAAACGAATGGTCAGGACCCCCTATCCGTCCAAGAGTATTACGATAATTGCATATTA is from Candidatus Nitrosocosmicus arcticus and encodes:
- a CDS encoding dihydrolipoyl dehydrogenase family protein, with protein sequence MENKTEFDLIVIGTGTTGSTVASTCRSNGLKVTIIDSLPFGGTCALRGCEPKKILVEAAKTIDANQRHENKGISNIDKVHLNWRDLMNFKRTFTDPFPNQREESYVTSGIIPIHGKAKFVAKDAVKVEYNEYGDADNDIIRGKHILIATGAKPVNLGIPGLENVITSDQFLDLENHRIPDNVVFIGGGYISFEFAHIAARSGVKKITIFHRGKQPLEHFDPDLVNQLVQKSKNIGIDVQLEAKVERIDKLASFTSVEDDGKLVVHYSAVANSPVDDKLTKTIKADMVVHGAGRVPNIEELDLKAGGIEYTSRGIKVNGYLQSVSNPIVYAAGDVAASGGAPLTPVASYDGNIVSNNILNGNTIKSNYNGLPSVIFTIPPLASVGLKENDAREQGLRFRTNHKNTSGWYSSRRVGETHSGFKILVEEGSDRILGAHLLGPHSEEVINIFSLAIRLGLTIKDLNDPILYAYPTYSSDVIYML
- a CDS encoding response regulator gives rise to the protein MGILLTDIRIPRMSGIELASWCKEINTFIRMIFLTLYEKAEVENELKKYNLLDTELLQKPVHLNKLKECIKKHFRMIY
- a CDS encoding alcohol dehydrogenase catalytic domain-containing protein, whose amino-acid sequence is MKALVYHGAMEARVDEKAKLQIKDKEDFILKVTSTANGGCGLGSGLHFHPRTVPTMEPGQTLGHEFIGIVEEPKPCVHTVKECDRAVIPFNLLCCKGLFGRQGSWSQSDRTNRMQKLYLKNRNYHSLFPISIMRCISTIMIEDD
- a CDS encoding PPOX class F420-dependent oxidoreductase codes for the protein MNQHQNDITNPSIKNLFEDKNLAFVATLMKDGSPQITPTWIDIIDNEILINTALGRVKQKNVTRDPRIGLSIADHNNPYHMVTIRGEVIDQITGEMAETHADKLAKKYLNKDKYPFKAPGEKRVILKVKPTRVTYI
- a CDS encoding aldo/keto reductase, which gives rise to MTKRRFGSTNIDIPVIGQGTWMIEGNNDRYAHNLAIESLRLGLELGMTHIDTAEMYGNGVVEEMVRQAIMGRRDEVFIASKVLPSNASYYGTLKACERSLKRLNTDRLDLYLIHWPSSEHPIHETMRAMEKLVKEGLVRLIGVSNFDLEELKEAEHALQDETIACNQVLYHLNSRGIERKLLPYCHSKKIAVVGYAPFGHGNFPSSNSVKGRLLVEIAERHRKTPHQVVLNFIVNHTKIFTIPKTSKPERVKENGESVGWNLTEDEIADINRIFPVPAYDVPLDMI